The uncultured Paludibaculum sp. sequence GCCCGCAACCGGCCCGCGCGCTGCCAACGGGTCTCCGGCAGCGCCGGAGCGTCCATATGGGTGACCGGCCGCGGCGCGTCTACCTTTTCCTGTACCTCGGACGGAGCCGCCGCCGCAATCGCCACCGCTTCGGTCTTTCTTTTCAGCTCTTCCGCGGCGAGCCTGGTGATCTCCGGCAGAACATCCAAACCCCCGGGAGCCGCCAGCCCGAGAGGCCGCGACTGATCCGCCGCCTTTACCTCAGGCTCGGCCGCTTCCGCGTCCTGACCTCTCCTCCGCACCGTCACCAAACCGAAAAAGCGTGTCATGCCTGCTCCAACTCCTCTTGCGGCTCGACGTCACGCCCCCCGGTCACGATGTCTTCCAGTTGAGCCCGGGCCACGCCGTTCACCGCCAACGACGTCACTTCCACGCCGTAGTAGCCGTCCACCACCACCAGTTGCCCTAGCGCCACGACTTTACCGTGCACCAGGACCTCCACCGGATCGTCCACCCGCGAATCCAACTCCACAATCGAGCCGTCGCCCAGATCCAAAGCCTGGGATAGAGGCATCCGCACTTTTCCAAATCGCACGCTCACCGGCAAGTCCAGGTCGAGCAAAGGATCCACGTCATTCCCCCAAAATTCGGTCGAGTCCGTCACTCCATTCCGCACTTCACCAGCCGGATTCATCTCAGATATCTCCTCGCGGCGTCGGCCATTTCTTGTCCATCAGCGTCTTCAACCGCAAGATCGCCTGCGTCTTCAACTGAGAGATGCGGCTGTAGTGCAGATTCATGATCGACGCGATCT is a genomic window containing:
- a CDS encoding FliM/FliN family flagellar motor switch protein produces the protein MNPAGEVRNGVTDSTEFWGNDVDPLLDLDLPVSVRFGKVRMPLSQALDLGDGSIVELDSRVDDPVEVLVHGKVVALGQLVVVDGYYGVEVTSLAVNGVARAQLEDIVTGGRDVEPQEELEQA